GGCGCCCGACACCAAAAAGCTTTGATTTGCAGCCAAAAACGGCTAAAATCACTTTACTTACAACTTCTTGGCCTGTTTTTTGCCTGTCGATGAGTTCGCTCACCTTCCTGGCAATCAACATCAGGGCCCGGAACCCATGCAGATCCTTGTCCTCCACGGCCCCAACCTGAACCTGCTCGGCACCCGAGAACCCCAGGTCTATGGGGCCGCCACCCTGGATCAGATCAACGCCGGTCTGGTCGCTGCAGCCGCCCAACGGGGGGCCACGCTGTCGGCCTTTCAGAGCAACCACGAAGGGGCGCTGATCGACCGCGTGCACGCCGCACGCACCGACGGCACCCAGTTCATCCTCATCAACCCGGGGGCCTACACGCACACCAGCGTGGCCCTGCGCGACGCCCTGGCGGGCGTGGCCATTCCCTTC
This genomic window from Aquabacterium sp. A3 contains:
- the aroQ gene encoding type II 3-dehydroquinate dehydratase, translated to MQILVLHGPNLNLLGTREPQVYGAATLDQINAGLVAAAAQRGATLSAFQSNHEGALIDRVHAARTDGTQFILINPGAYTHTSVALRDALAGVAIPFIEVHLSNVHRREPFRHHSYFSDLAEGVIVGLGAHGYRLALEAAIERLGAPPPNVAG